One window from the genome of Podospora pseudocomata strain CBS 415.72m chromosome 1 map unlocalized CBS415.72m_1.2, whole genome shotgun sequence encodes:
- a CDS encoding uncharacterized protein (COG:S; EggNog:ENOG503PAHQ) yields MAISIGPLPISPVSASHSPPSRKDEMLSRSYSEPIPLPRRFSVLKERLVSGKESTLVPSWQRLIQSLSDEVDLVSSLGSQAVPTIDFSNIKKPGVAEVFREGLRQRGVAIIRNVIPRDTAEDLYQGATGYLDENAEKRPRTPQESDLQELYWSAAQIKARGHPNVLEAQRFAMGLWTSKDPKARVTTNFPITYADRIRTGQKTADTRSPAAAHIDGGSVERWETDGYGRAGTYNEIFQGQWEDYNPWESSTRLTVTSDLYHKAGACSIFRMYQGWLALSPGPSSMRVCPLLKHATAYFLLRPFFSPSSSSSSSPESENWAFTPTNSILHGALPSYAQEINSSIHPHLQLRRSLIDIPDLSPGDYLIWHPDLIHSITSSSPTPSASVMYLPCVPLTQTNALYLSRQRKSFLLGCPGPDFFDGCGYGSGHGRGEAHYIGRPGVQEISDAGGEEGLRAMGLLPWDEEEADTDFEREVLAMANGILFPDLYDMY; encoded by the exons ATGGCCATTTCTATAGGGCCTCTTCCGATCTCCCCAGTCTCCGCGAGCCATTCACCCCCGTCGAGAAAGGATGAGATGCTTTCACGATCGTACTCCGAGCCAATACCCCTCCCGCGGCGGTTTAGTGTCCTGAAGGAAAGATTAGTATCCGGAAAGGAATCGACACTTGTGCCCTCATGGCAGCGCCTGATACAGAGCCTCTCGGACGAGGTTGATCTTGTATCATCTTTGGGGTCACAGGCTGTCCCCACCATCGACTTTTCCAACATCAAGAAACCCGGGGTGGCCGAGGTCTTCCGGGAAGGTCTTCGACAGAGAGGCGTTGCTATCATACGCAATGTGATACCACGGGATACTGCGGAGGACTTGTACCAAGGAGCTACGGGGTATCTTGACGAAAATGCAGAGAAAAGGCCAAGGACTCCTCAGGAATCTGACCTACAGGAACTGTATTGGAGTGCAGCTCAGATCAAGGCAAGGGGACACCCCAATGTCTTGGAAGCTCAACGTTTTGCCATGGGGTTATGGACTTCGAAAGATCCAAAGGCGAGGGTGACCACGAATTTCCCGATCACTTATGCCGACCGAATCAGGACAGGTCAAAAGACGGCAGACACGAGGTCCCCCGCGGCAGCTCATATTGATGGCGGCAGTGTGGAAAGATGGGAGACGGACGGGTATGGAAGGGCAGGCACCTACAATGAGATATTCCAGGGGCAATGGGAAGATTACAACCCATGGGAG AGCAGCACCCGTCTGACAGTAACCTCGGACCTCTACCACAAAGCCGGCGCATGCTCCATCTTCAGGATGTACCAAGGCTGGCTCGCCTTATCCCCGGGGCCCTCCTCCATGCGCGTCTGTCCTTTGCTCAAGCACGCAACAGCttacttcctcctccgccctttcttctccccctcttcttcttcctcctcctccccggaaTCAGAAAACTGGGCATTCACACCCACAAACTCCATCCTCCACGgcgccctcccctcctacGCCCAGGAAATAAACTCGtccatccacccccacctccagCTCCGCCGCTCCCTAATCGACATCCCCGACCTCTCCCCAGGCGACTACCTAATCTGGCACCCCGACCTCATCCACTccatcacctcttcctcccccaccccctcagcAAGCGTGATGTACCTCCCATGCGTGCCCCTAACCCAAACAAACGCCCTCTACCTCTCCCGCCAGCGGAAATCTTTTCTCCTCGGCTGCCCCGGCCCAGATTTCTTTGACGGGTGCGGCTACGGGAGCGGTCACGGCAGGGGAGAAGCACACTACATTGGCCGTCCAGGCGTCCAAGAAATAAGCGACgccggcggggaggaagggcTTCGGGCGATGGGCCTGCTGCCttgggacgaggaggaggcggataCGGAttttgagagggaggtgCTCGCCATGGCGAACGGGATCTTGTTCCCCGACTTGTATGACATGTATTGA
- a CDS encoding uncharacterized protein (COG:S; EggNog:ENOG503Q3GS) → MGSSTIPSADNITDSEFHEYLSRYPACLEAISKSKGTKEGQKSLSELDAYRYGEALEQFGQEKPRQMTIEDVKLLVEWKLRHGKFRPSLMKLVSSNDPKTLKETIRKAVAQYHQAKKQWPQALDILTQLKGIGPATASLLLAVHAPDNIIFFADEAFYWLEYDGSKGPIKYNKNEYSQLTLKAQALAKRLGVRAVDIEKVAFAIMRGDHTQASGKAAATAEKAEENDKGAATDQEDKPATKTEPEEKTTKSKPPAKRKTSGDNADTNVPIRRSKRGKQA, encoded by the exons ATGGGAAGCTCGACCATCCCGTCTGCGGATAATATAACCGACAGCGAATTTCATGAGTACCTTAGCAGATACCCGGCCTGTCTTGAGGCTATTTCCAAAAGCAAAGGCA CCAAAGAAGGCCAAAAGTCTCTTTCTGAGCTTGATGCCTATCGATATGGCGAAGCCCTTGAGCAGTTTGGCCAGGAAAAGCCCAGACAAATGACAATTGAAGATGTCAAATTGCTGGTCGAATGGAAGCT TCGCCATGGGAAATTCAGACCCTCTCTCATGAAGCTCGTTTCATCAAACGATCCCAAGACTTTGAAAGAGACGATACGAAAGGCCGTAGCTCAGTACCaccaggccaagaagcagtgGCCTCAGGCCCTGGATATTCTCACTCAGCTCAAGGGCATCGGGCCGGCCACCGCCTCGCTACTACTTGCTGTTCACGCTCCAGATAACATCATCTTTTTTGCCGATGAGGCCTTTTATTGGCTGGAGTATGATGGGTCCAAGGGACCCATCAAGTACAACAAGAATGAGTACTCCCAGTTGACTCTGAAAGCCCAGGCCTTGGCGAAGAGGCTTGGTGTGAGGGCCGTCGATATAGAAAAGGTGGCTTTTGCCATTATGAGGGGCGACCATACCCAAGCCTCTGGAAAGGCGGCTGCCACGGCGGAAAAGGCAGAGGAGAACGACAAGGGAGCGGCAACGGACCAGGAAGACAAGCCGGCAACCAAAACAGAGCCCGAAGAGAAAACCACCAAGTCTAAGCCACCGGCCAAAAGGAAGACTTCCGGTGACAATGCCGACACTAACGTCCCTATCCGCCGTTCCAAACGAGGGAAACAAGCTTAG
- a CDS encoding uncharacterized protein (EggNog:ENOG503P6S6; COG:S) — protein sequence MGGGNGAKAAQKRARNAKDAAPKAASQLKSNEKAMNIICNICKQTFLSTSRKPQLEQHSSSGKHAGKHTFEQCFPEYKE from the exons ATGGGTGGAGGTAAC GGAGCCAAGGCCGCGCAGAAGCGTGCCCGCAACGCAAAGGATGCTGCCCCCAAGGCCGCTTCTCAGCTCAAGAGC AACGAGAAGGCCATGAACATCATCTGCAACATCTGCAAGCAGACCTTCCTCTCGACCTCCCGCAAGCCCCAGCTCGAGCAGCACTCCAGCAGCGGCAAGCACGCCGGGAAACACACGTTTGAGCAGTGCTTCCCCGAATACAAGGAGTAG